The following coding sequences are from one Humulus lupulus chromosome X, drHumLupu1.1, whole genome shotgun sequence window:
- the LOC133806609 gene encoding probable LRR receptor-like serine/threonine-protein kinase At1g56130 isoform X1 — translation MSYYYFCYYCSKMEFWSLSFLLLCMFQIGFSQSTTDPNEVAALKKLIDVWKLGRYLNLSTDPCNPNAKWAPETANPRVACDCLRGTCHITHLKIYALDIYGEIPKELFQLKKLMDLNLAQNVLSGSVPAEIGQLTEMQYLSLGINNLTGPVPPELGNLTKMVSLSFSSNGFVGELPTQLGKLTSLEQLYIDSSGVKGPIPLEFANLKSLRILWASDNLFTGKFPEFLGTLTEFVDLRIEGTSLEGPIPSSFSALTKLETLRIGDLSLEDSSLNFLENQTSLSILTLRNCRLSGEIPRRIGRLVRLQQLDLSFNKLTGSIPNSFQDLSMLSYLYLGNNNLRGELPESIITPKLLALDVSFNDISGNVPPNYEKTGLSLNVLGTSINANNLLDRKSLDLLLCLQQESKCANKVPTSSFSVKSGGTELVSASGTKYADDSEQLGAASLYTNSKFNWAVSNTGNFLFSPKGPQYIASTDSQITETLDSELYKTARISPNSLRYFGFGLANGEYVVELHFAEIAMEDSRSWRALGRRIFDVYIQGDKVLEDFNIQKEAGGSKRALVKSFKVNVTNTVMDIHFFWAGKGTCCIPFQGTYGPLVSAINAYQAGGIGSASNSNKKKVGKVVGIAVGCAAGVAIILSMFYLWWTKRALRHTQVETDSPKK, via the exons ATGAgttactactacttctgctattACTGCTCAAAAATGGAGTTTTGGAGCTTGTCTTTCCTTCTACTCTGTATGTTTCAGATTGGGTTTTCACAATCAACCACTGACCCCAATGAAG TGGCTGCGCTTAAAAAGTTGATAGACGTCTGGAAATTGGGAAGATATTTGAATCTTTCAACTGACCCTTGCAACCCAAATGCGAAATGGGCACCTGAAACTGCAAACCCTCGTGTAGCTTGCGATTGCTTGAGGGGCACTTGTCATATAACCCACCT GAAAATTTATGCTTTAGATATTTATGGTGAAATACCAAAAGAACTATTTCAGCTTAAGAAGCTGATGGACTT GAATCTTGCTCAGAATGTTTTGAGTGGCTCTGTCCCTGCTGAAATTGGACAATTAACAGAAATGCAATACCT GAGCCTTGGGATAAACAATCTGACAGGGCCGGTGCCCCCAGAGCTAGGCAATTTAACCAAGATGGTTTCTCT AAGTTTTAGTTCAAATGGTTTTGTGGGAGAACTACCTACACAGCTTGGAAAATTGACCTCCCTAGAGCAGTT gTACATTGATAGTAGTGGAGTTAAAGGACCAATTCCGCTAGAATTTGCAAACTTAAAATCCCTTAGAATTCT TTGGGCATCTGACAATCTCTTTACtggaaaattcccagaattcTTGGGGACCCTTACTGAATTCGTAGACCT ACGAATTGAAGGAACGTCTCTTGAAGGCCCAATTCCTAGCAGTTTTAGTGCTCTAACTAAACTTGAGACCCT GAGAATTGGTGATCTAAGCTTGGAAGATTCTTCTCTTAATTTCTTGGAAAATCAAACTAGTTTGTCCATTCT GACTTTGAGAAACTGTCGATTGTCTGGTGAAATTCCAAGACGAATTGGAAGACTGGTTCGGTTGCAACAACT GGACTTAAGCTTTAACAAGTTGACTGGCTCAATACCAAACTCATTCCAAGACTTGTCAATGTTAAGTTACCT ATATCTTGGAAACAACAACTTGAGGGGAGAGTTACCTGAGAGTATCATTACTCCAAAGCTTTTAGCATT AGATGTTTCTTTCAACGATATATCTGGAAATGTTCCTCCAAACTATGAAAAAACAGGACTGTCATT GAATGTCCTCGGAACTTCAATCAATGCAAACAATTTACTAGACAG GAAATCACTTGACCTTCTGCTCTGCCTCCAACAAGAGAGCAAATGTGCTAATAAAGTACCAACAT CATCATTCTCTGTTAAAAGTGGTGGGACAGAACTAGTATCTGCATCAGGCACCAAGTATGCAGATGATTCTGAACAACTAGGAGCAGCGTCATTGTACACAAATTCTAAGTTCAACTGGGCAGTAAGCAATACCGGAAACTTCCTGTTCAGTCCAAAAGGGCCTCAATACATAGCAAGTACAGATTCTCAAATCACAGAAACTTTGGACTCTGAACTATACAAAACAGCTAGAATTTCGCCAAACTCGCTAAGATACTTCGGCTTTGGTTTGGCGAACGGGGAGTATGTAGTTGAGCTTCACTTTGCTGAGATAGCAATGGAGGACAGTCGATCTTGGAGAGCCCTTGGGAGGCGCATATTTGATGTTTACATTCAG GGTGACAAAGTCCTAGAAGACTTCAATATTCAGAAAGAAGCAGGGGGGTCGAAAAGGGCACTGGTCAAATCATTCAAAGTCAATGTGACGAACACAGTCATGGATATCCACTTCTTTTGGGCCGGGAAAGGAACTTGCTGCATCCCATTTCAAGGCACATATGGACCTTTGGTGTCGGCCATTAATGCCTACCAAG CAGGTGGAATTGGTTCAGCTTCGAACAGTAACAAGAAGAAGGTTGGAAAAGTAGTGGGGATAGCAGTAGGATGTGCGGCGGGCGTGGCCATTATCTTGTCAATGTTCTATCTTTGGTGGACAAAGCGTGCGTTACGACACACACAAGTAGAAACGGACTCACCCAAAAAATGA
- the LOC133806609 gene encoding probable LRR receptor-like serine/threonine-protein kinase At1g56130 isoform X2, with product MSYYYFCYYCSKMEFWSLSFLLLCMFQIGFSQSTTDPNEVAALKKLIDVWKLGRYLNLSTDPCNPNAKWAPETANPRVACDCLRGTCHITHLKIYALDIYGEIPKELFQLKKLMDLNLAQNVLSGSVPAEIGQLTEMQYLSLGINNLTGPVPPELGNLTKMVSLSFSSNGFVGELPTQLGKLTSLEQLYIDSSGVKGPIPLEFANLKSLRILWASDNLFTGKFPEFLGTLTEFVDLRIEGTSLEGPIPSSFSALTKLETLRIGDLSLEDSSLNFLENQTSLSILTLRNCRLSGEIPRRIGRLVRLQQLDLSFNKLTGSIPNSFQDLSMLSYLYLGNNNLRGELPESIITPKLLALDVSFNDISGNVPPNYEKTGLSLNVLGTSINANNLLDRKSLDLLLCLQQESKCANKVPTSSFSVKSGGTELVSASGTKYADDSEQLGAASLYTNSKFNWAVSNTGNFLFSPKGPQYIASTDSQITETLDSELYKTARISPNSLRYFGFGLANGEYVVELHFAEIAMEDSRSWRALGRRIFDVYIQGDKVLEDFNIQKEAGGSKRALVKSFKVNVTNTVMDIHFFWAGKGTCCIPFQGTYGPLVSAINAYQGGIGSASNSNKKKVGKVVGIAVGCAAGVAIILSMFYLWWTKRALRHTQVETDSPKK from the exons ATGAgttactactacttctgctattACTGCTCAAAAATGGAGTTTTGGAGCTTGTCTTTCCTTCTACTCTGTATGTTTCAGATTGGGTTTTCACAATCAACCACTGACCCCAATGAAG TGGCTGCGCTTAAAAAGTTGATAGACGTCTGGAAATTGGGAAGATATTTGAATCTTTCAACTGACCCTTGCAACCCAAATGCGAAATGGGCACCTGAAACTGCAAACCCTCGTGTAGCTTGCGATTGCTTGAGGGGCACTTGTCATATAACCCACCT GAAAATTTATGCTTTAGATATTTATGGTGAAATACCAAAAGAACTATTTCAGCTTAAGAAGCTGATGGACTT GAATCTTGCTCAGAATGTTTTGAGTGGCTCTGTCCCTGCTGAAATTGGACAATTAACAGAAATGCAATACCT GAGCCTTGGGATAAACAATCTGACAGGGCCGGTGCCCCCAGAGCTAGGCAATTTAACCAAGATGGTTTCTCT AAGTTTTAGTTCAAATGGTTTTGTGGGAGAACTACCTACACAGCTTGGAAAATTGACCTCCCTAGAGCAGTT gTACATTGATAGTAGTGGAGTTAAAGGACCAATTCCGCTAGAATTTGCAAACTTAAAATCCCTTAGAATTCT TTGGGCATCTGACAATCTCTTTACtggaaaattcccagaattcTTGGGGACCCTTACTGAATTCGTAGACCT ACGAATTGAAGGAACGTCTCTTGAAGGCCCAATTCCTAGCAGTTTTAGTGCTCTAACTAAACTTGAGACCCT GAGAATTGGTGATCTAAGCTTGGAAGATTCTTCTCTTAATTTCTTGGAAAATCAAACTAGTTTGTCCATTCT GACTTTGAGAAACTGTCGATTGTCTGGTGAAATTCCAAGACGAATTGGAAGACTGGTTCGGTTGCAACAACT GGACTTAAGCTTTAACAAGTTGACTGGCTCAATACCAAACTCATTCCAAGACTTGTCAATGTTAAGTTACCT ATATCTTGGAAACAACAACTTGAGGGGAGAGTTACCTGAGAGTATCATTACTCCAAAGCTTTTAGCATT AGATGTTTCTTTCAACGATATATCTGGAAATGTTCCTCCAAACTATGAAAAAACAGGACTGTCATT GAATGTCCTCGGAACTTCAATCAATGCAAACAATTTACTAGACAG GAAATCACTTGACCTTCTGCTCTGCCTCCAACAAGAGAGCAAATGTGCTAATAAAGTACCAACAT CATCATTCTCTGTTAAAAGTGGTGGGACAGAACTAGTATCTGCATCAGGCACCAAGTATGCAGATGATTCTGAACAACTAGGAGCAGCGTCATTGTACACAAATTCTAAGTTCAACTGGGCAGTAAGCAATACCGGAAACTTCCTGTTCAGTCCAAAAGGGCCTCAATACATAGCAAGTACAGATTCTCAAATCACAGAAACTTTGGACTCTGAACTATACAAAACAGCTAGAATTTCGCCAAACTCGCTAAGATACTTCGGCTTTGGTTTGGCGAACGGGGAGTATGTAGTTGAGCTTCACTTTGCTGAGATAGCAATGGAGGACAGTCGATCTTGGAGAGCCCTTGGGAGGCGCATATTTGATGTTTACATTCAG GGTGACAAAGTCCTAGAAGACTTCAATATTCAGAAAGAAGCAGGGGGGTCGAAAAGGGCACTGGTCAAATCATTCAAAGTCAATGTGACGAACACAGTCATGGATATCCACTTCTTTTGGGCCGGGAAAGGAACTTGCTGCATCCCATTTCAAGGCACATATGGACCTTTGGTGTCGGCCATTAATGCCTACCAAG GTGGAATTGGTTCAGCTTCGAACAGTAACAAGAAGAAGGTTGGAAAAGTAGTGGGGATAGCAGTAGGATGTGCGGCGGGCGTGGCCATTATCTTGTCAATGTTCTATCTTTGGTGGACAAAGCGTGCGTTACGACACACACAAGTAGAAACGGACTCACCCAAAAAATGA